One stretch of Anabrus simplex isolate iqAnaSimp1 chromosome 3, ASM4041472v1, whole genome shotgun sequence DNA includes these proteins:
- the Npc1a gene encoding NPC intracellular cholesterol transporter 1: protein MAIFSEQCRISWLLSLKNFKNNMDKTTQRLCTVFVIMCLLWQPVYSKNYSCVMYGQCNTDSLGRKQNCLDSNEARPLDGEGQELLKKWCPHFFHSQVPGSDVKTCCDTKQLKSLDQSVILAASFVQRCPSCMQNLVRHICDFTCAVDQSRFVNVTDVEVNSDGKEFVTGVALYVSDSYMSGTFNSCIQVSVPSTGQLALDLMCGEWGASRCSAHKWFTYMGDAQGNPYVPFQMTYIPTNTPVDDFIPLNPGITPCSKGISSSVPPCSCVDCEASCPVPPPEPAPPQPFHILNMNGYAVIMVIIFIIGSLLFILAVYFCSTARNSIASLVRGEGVDPVGQRLAGLNQSRIALGADEEDSPLRSKRSSVVSADGANIPRQIDQSASVLEKLGAETDRVLEDFFQWWGTLCAANPWPVLFFGLCVVVGLGHGIKYMQVTTDPVELWASPTSRSRVEREYFDANFEPFYRTEQVIISAVGLDNIIHNTSDGPIEFGPVFHKKFLETVLDLQQKIESLGHNESNGLEKICYAPLTFQFEQTRVSQCVVQSIWGYYQNSLDTLESLTEEDSENFEVNYLDHFKRCSQNPYSPECLALYGGPVDPAIALGGFVQKGDTLESQPKYEKASAIILTFLVNNYHNKTKLAPALEWEKRFVSFMQKWIDTEKPDYMDVAFTSERSIEDELDRGSHSDVMTILVSYIIMFAYIAISLGQLRSCSRLLIDSKITLGLGGVLIVLASVVCSVGLFGFIGIPATLIIIEVIPFLVLAVGVDNIFILVQTHQREARRQNESHAEHIGRTLGQVGPSMLLTSLSESCCFFLGALSDMPAVRAFALYAGMALLIDFLFQITCFVSLLAIDTLRQASNRLDVCCFIRGSKGNADPNSEGILYKFFKELYVPFLMNKNVRVVVMVIFFGWLCSSIAVAPSIEVGLDQELSMPEDSFVLKYFRYLKSYLSIGPPMYFVVKGELDFSKPEIQNMICGGQYCNSDSLITQIYMASKQPRTSYIAKPSSSWLDDYFDWSASSECCKYFSNNGSFCSHDNIRCSKCKIGLIETTNRPNATAFQKYLPFFLQDNPSDNCAKAGHAAYGHAVNYNLNDKGLVTTVGANYFMAYHTILKNSADYYNALRSARKISANLTDMMNSHLKKYNTSVEVFPYSIFYVFYEQYLTMWPDTLYSLQISVAAIFVVTFLLMGLDIISSIVVIITITMIVTNILGLMYWWNISLNAVSLVNLVMAVGISVEFCSHLVHSFAVSVEETRVMRVTDALVNMGSSVFSGITLTKFGGILVLGLAKSQIFSVFYFRMYLGIVLFGAAHGLIFLPVLLSYIGSPMNKAKLQYRERHALHIQVQENTACVETSLNRT, encoded by the coding sequence ATGGCGATATTTTCGGAACAGTGTCGTATATCGTGGCTTCTATCGTTGAAGAATTTTAAGAATAACATGGATAAGACCACGCAACGGCTTTGTACTGTGTTCGTTATTATGTGCTTACTGTGGCAACCAGTTTACTCAAAAAATTACTCTTGTGTGATGTACGGCCAGTGCAACACGGACAGTTTGGGCAGGAAACAGAATTGCCTCGATAGTAATGAAGCTAGACCTTTGGACGGAGAAGGACAAGAATTGTTGAAAAAGTGGTGTCCACATTTCTTTCATAGTCAAGTGCCTGGTTCGGACGTTAAAACTTGCTGTGATACTAAACAATTGAAATCATTAGATCAGAGTGTTATTTTGGCTGCTAGCTTTGTACAACGATGTCCTTCGTGTATGCAGAATTTAGTTAGACATATTTGTGACTTTACTTGTGCCGTAGATCAAAGTCGTTTTGTAAATGTTACTGATGTTGAGGTTAACAGTGATGGTAAAGAATTCGTTACGGGAGTGGCCTTATACGTTAGTGACAGTTACATGTCCGGGACATTTAATTCCTGTATTCAGGTGTCTGTGCCATCTACAGGTCAGTTAGCTCTGGATCTTATGTGTGGTGAATGGGGAGCAAGCCGATGTTCTGCTCATAAGTGGTTTACGTACATGGGTGATGCCCAAGGGAACCCATATGTACCTTTCCAGATGACATACATTCCAACCAATACACCTGTCGACGACTTTATTCCTCTGAATCCAGGAATCACACCATGCAGTAAGGGGATAAGTAGTAGTGTACCACCTTGCAGTTGTGTGGATTGTGAAGCAAGTTGTCCTGTTCCTCCTCCAGAACCAGCACCACCTCAGCCTTTTCATATTTTGAATATGAATGGCTACGCAGTCATTATGGTTATAATATTTATAATTGGTTCCCTTCTGTTTATTCTTGCTGTGTATTTTTGCTCAACTGCACGGAACTCTATTGCTAGTCTTGTGAGAGGAGAAGGTGTGGATCCTGTTGGACAACGTCTGGCTGGTTTAAACCAGTCGAGAATTGCACTTGGTGCAGATGAAGAAGATAGTCCATTACGCTCAAAGAGATCCAGTGTTGTTAGTGCTGATGGAGCTAATATTCCAAGGCAGATAGACCAAAGTGCTTCAGTCCTGGAAAAGCTTGGAGCGGAAACTGATCGTGTGTTGGAAGATTTTTTTCAGTGGTGGGGTACACTTTGTGCAGCAAATCCATGGCCCGTTCTTTTCTTTGGTTTGTGTGTTGTAGTTGGGTTGGGCCATGGTATTAAGTACATGCAAGTAACAACAGATCCTGTAGAGCTATGGGCTTCACCGACCAGTAGATCTCGTGTGGAACGTGAGTATTTTGATGCAAACTTCGAGCCTTTTTACCGCACTGAACAAGTCATTATCAGTGCTGTGGGGCTGGATAATATTATTCACAACACATCTGATGGCCCCATTGAATTTGGGCCAGTCTTTCACAAAAAATTTTTAGAGACTGTCCTGGATTTGCAGCAAAAAATTGAATCTCTTGGTCATAACGAAAGTAATGGTTTGGAAAAAATATGTTACGCTCCTCTAACATTTCAGTTTGAGCAGACAAGAGTGTCGCAGTGTGTTGTGCAGAGCATATGGGGCTACTATCAGAATAGCTTAGATACACTAGAATCGCTTACCGAAGAAGATTCTGAGAATTTTGAGGTTAATTATCTGGATCATTTTAAAAGATGTTCTCAGAATCCTTACTCTCCTGAATGTTTAGCTCTGTATGGAGGACCTGTTGATCCTGCAATTGCATTGGGGGGATTTGTGCAGAAAGGAGATACTTTGGAAAGTCAACCTAAATATGAAAAGGCTTCTGCTATAATACTCACGTTCCTTGTTAATAATTACCATAATAAAACTAAACTTGCTCCAGCACTTGAATGGGAAAAGAGATTTGTCTCTTTTATGCAAAAGTGGATTGATACTGAGAAACCAGATTATATGGATGTGGCATTTACTTCTGAACGTTCTATTGAAGACGAACTTGATCGTGGATCTCATTCGGATGTTATGACTATTCTTGTGAGCTATATTATCATGTTTGCCTATATAGCCATCTCCCTTGGCCAGTTACGCTCATGTAGTCGGCTTCTGATTGATAGTAAAATAACCCTTGGTTTGGGCGGTGTGTTGATTGTATTAGCATCAGTAGTTTGTTCTGTGGGGTTATTTGGTTTTATAGGTATCCCTGCCACACTCATCATAATAGAAGTAATACCTTTTCTGGTACTAGCTGTGGGTGTGGACAATATTTTCATATTGGTGCAGACACATCAGCGGGAAGCTCGTCGTCAGAATGAGAGCCATGCAGAACATATTGGCCGGACATTGGGACAAGTTGGTCCTTCAATGCTCCTAACCAGTTTGTCAGAATCATGCTGCTTTTTCTTGGGCGCACTTTCTGATATGCCTGCTGTGCGTGCATTTGCATTGTATGCAGGTATGGCCTTGCTCATAGATTTTTTGTTTCAGATTACTTGTTTTGTTAGTCTTCTAGCAATAGATACTCTTAGACAAGCAAGTAATCGTTTGGATGTTTGTTGTTTTATACGCGGATCCAAAGGAAATGCAGATCCAAACTCTGAAGGAATTCTGTACAAGTTTTTTAAAGAGTTGTATGTTCCATTTTTAATGAACAAAAATGTTCGTGTGGTCGTCATGGTCATATTCTTTGGTTGGCTATGTTCTAGCATTGCTGTAGCACCCAGCATTGAGGTAGGTCTTGACCAGGAGCTTTCCATGCCCGAGGATTCCTTTGTACTGAAATACTTCCGTTACTTGAAAAGTTACCTCTCCATAGGGCCCCCGATGTATTTTGTAGTGAAAGGTGAGTTAGACTTTTCTAAACCAGAAATACAGAATATGATATGTGGTGGACAGTATTGTAACAGTGATTCCCTTATTACTCAGATATATATGGCATCAAAACAACCACGAACCTCTTATATTGCAAAACCCTCATCTTCGTGGTTAGATGATTATTTTGATTGGTCTGCATCGTCAGAGTGCTGCAAATACTTCTCTAATAATGGATCATTCTGTTCTCATGATAATATACGTTGTTCTAAATGTAAGATTGGATTGATAGAAACTACAAACCGTCCAAATGCCACAGCTTTCCAGAAATATTTACCATTTTTCTTGCAGGACAACCCATCTGATAATTGTGCAAAGGCTGGTCATGCTGCTTATGGACATGCCGTCAATTACAATCTAAATGACAAGGGTTTAGTTACAACTGTTGGAGCAAATTATTTCATGGCCTACCATACAATCCTCAAGAACTCTGCTGATTATTATAATGCTTTACGGTCTGCACGTAAAATCTCTGCTAATCTCACAGACATGATGAATAGccacctgaagaaatataatactTCAGTGGAAGTCTTTCCTTATAGTATCTTCTATGTGTTCTATGAGCAGTACTTAACTATGTGGCCTGACACTTTGTATAGTCTTCAGATTTCTGTGGCAGCAATCTTTGTTGTAACATTCCTGTTAATGGGTCTTGATATAATCTCTTCAATAGTGGTCATAATTACTATAACAATGATTGTTACCAACATTCTTGGACTCATGTACTGGTGGAACATATCACTTAATGCTGTATCTCTAGTTAACCTAGTCATGGCTGTTGGAATTTCTGTGGAGTTTTGCAGTCATCTTGTCCATTCCTTTGCTGTATCTGTGGAAGAAACCAGAGTTATGAGAGTCACTGATGCATTAGTTAACATGGGTAGTTCAGTGTTCTCTGGTATTACTTTGACAAAATTTGGTGGTATTTTAGTACTAGGATTAGCTAAGTCACAGATCTTTAGTGTGTTCTATTTCCGAATGTACTTGGGTATAGTACTGTTTGGCGCTGCTCATGGCTTGATATTTTTACCTGTGTTATTGAGTTATATAGGTTCACCAATGAATAAAGCAAAACTACAGTATCGAGAACGGCACGCATTACATATTCAGGTGCAGGAAAATACTGCGTGTGTTGAAACATCGTTGAACCGAACCTGA